A genome region from Streptomyces sp. NBC_01296 includes the following:
- a CDS encoding alpha/beta hydrolase fold domain-containing protein, with the protein MSVSLSTKLIRGAARVLGRGPLDPRTPLRIQRLSAELAGYLLRPPRGITVRPEAIGGVPGEWIKPTTAGTGSATILYLHGGGYVLGSPRAYRGLVGHLARSAKVRAFVPHYRRAPEHPFPAAVNDAVAAYRGLLAQGVAADRIAVVGDSAGAALALTLASRLRDGAEPLPAVIAMVCPWLDLTADGPAHRPPSPAEPLISPAKLEHWAALYARGHADDPAASPLYGRLGDLPQIILHSAGDDPLAADADRLEQAAREQGARLDHIRHPGLWHAFHVFAPVMREAARAVDELGTRLRAALLPQPQIAIVGAGISGLCMAATLRRAGIDTFTVYEKAADLGGVWRDNTYPGLRCDIQSRVYCYSFAPNPSWSKLYSPQEEILEYLRRVAGDAGLHPHIRFNTEITETVWNGRQWCLRAAGDPIEHHADVLIAASGYLRQPSVPAIAGLETFGGATFHSSEWDHTVPVEGRRVAVIGTGASGVQITSALAGVAGRLLVFQRTPQWLLPMPDLPYRRWTKSMYRRWPKLQKIPFRFYGAIMERFFAAALVRPGWQRRTITELCRLHLRFAVKEPELRRQLTPDDAPMCKRLVTSSTFYQALGREDVSLVSSGIDHVEPRGIVTSDGTLHDADVIVLATGFDAHTYMRPMKLSGEGGRTLDRAWSQGPYAYRTTALPGFPNFFMICGPHSPIGSQVVPRIAETQAAYIVRWIEILQEERVASLSPTEAATARFNHDLRNALNSGNTVWTSGCHSYYLDTNDLPELWPWPPSKHRKMLQEPARGDFVLRMNHPDSDKGP; encoded by the coding sequence ATGAGCGTCTCCTTGTCCACGAAGCTGATCCGCGGCGCCGCGCGTGTGCTCGGCCGGGGTCCGCTCGACCCCAGGACACCGCTGCGGATCCAGCGGCTGTCTGCCGAACTGGCCGGATATCTGCTGCGACCACCGCGCGGCATCACAGTCAGGCCCGAAGCCATCGGCGGAGTCCCGGGCGAATGGATCAAACCCACGACGGCGGGAACCGGCTCCGCGACGATTCTCTATCTGCACGGCGGCGGGTACGTCCTCGGCTCGCCCCGTGCGTATCGGGGCCTGGTCGGTCACCTCGCCCGGAGTGCGAAGGTCCGCGCCTTCGTTCCCCACTACCGGCGGGCTCCCGAGCATCCGTTCCCCGCGGCCGTGAACGACGCGGTCGCCGCCTACCGAGGTCTGCTGGCGCAGGGAGTCGCCGCCGACCGGATCGCCGTGGTCGGCGATTCGGCCGGCGCGGCCCTGGCCCTGACTCTGGCATCACGGCTCAGAGACGGTGCGGAGCCGCTGCCGGCCGTCATCGCGATGGTGTGCCCCTGGCTCGACCTGACGGCCGACGGCCCGGCGCACCGCCCGCCCTCCCCCGCGGAACCGCTCATCAGTCCGGCGAAGCTGGAACACTGGGCAGCCCTCTACGCGCGGGGCCATGCCGATGACCCCGCTGCCTCACCGCTGTACGGCCGGCTCGGTGACTTGCCCCAGATCATCCTGCACTCGGCCGGTGACGATCCGCTGGCCGCCGACGCCGACCGCCTTGAACAGGCGGCCCGCGAGCAGGGCGCGCGCCTGGACCACATCCGCCACCCGGGACTGTGGCACGCCTTCCACGTCTTCGCCCCCGTGATGCGCGAGGCAGCCCGGGCCGTGGACGAGCTGGGGACACGACTACGAGCCGCCCTCCTCCCGCAGCCCCAGATCGCGATCGTGGGTGCCGGGATCTCGGGCCTGTGCATGGCTGCGACGCTGCGACGGGCGGGAATCGACACCTTCACGGTGTATGAGAAGGCAGCCGACCTGGGGGGAGTGTGGCGGGACAACACCTATCCCGGCTTGCGGTGCGACATCCAGTCCCGCGTCTACTGCTACTCCTTCGCCCCCAATCCCTCCTGGAGCAAGCTCTATTCACCGCAGGAGGAGATCCTCGAATACCTCAGGCGAGTGGCCGGTGATGCGGGCCTGCACCCGCACATCCGGTTCAACACCGAGATCACCGAGACGGTCTGGAATGGACGCCAGTGGTGCCTCCGGGCCGCCGGCGACCCGATCGAGCACCATGCGGACGTACTCATCGCGGCGAGCGGATACCTGCGTCAGCCGTCCGTCCCCGCCATCGCCGGGCTGGAGACATTCGGTGGCGCCACGTTTCACTCCTCCGAGTGGGACCACACCGTGCCGGTCGAGGGCCGGCGGGTCGCAGTCATCGGAACCGGTGCGAGCGGAGTGCAGATCACCTCCGCACTGGCCGGTGTGGCGGGGCGCCTCCTGGTGTTCCAGCGCACCCCACAATGGCTCTTGCCCATGCCCGACCTCCCCTACCGCAGGTGGACCAAGAGCATGTACCGGCGCTGGCCGAAGCTCCAGAAGATCCCGTTCCGGTTCTACGGAGCGATCATGGAGAGGTTCTTCGCGGCCGCTCTGGTCCGGCCGGGATGGCAACGCCGGACGATCACCGAGCTCTGCCGGCTGCACCTGCGGTTCGCGGTCAAGGAACCTGAGCTCCGTCGGCAGCTCACTCCTGACGACGCCCCCATGTGCAAACGACTGGTCACCTCCAGCACGTTCTACCAAGCGCTCGGACGCGAGGACGTGTCTCTGGTCAGCTCCGGAATCGACCACGTGGAGCCTCGTGGGATCGTCACGAGCGACGGAACCCTCCACGACGCGGACGTGATCGTGTTGGCCACGGGCTTCGACGCACACACCTACATGCGCCCCATGAAGCTCTCGGGGGAAGGCGGCCGCACACTCGACCGGGCATGGTCGCAGGGACCGTACGCCTACCGCACCACCGCTCTGCCCGGCTTCCCGAACTTCTTCATGATCTGCGGGCCGCACAGCCCGATCGGCAGCCAGGTCGTGCCACGCATCGCCGAGACCCAAGCCGCCTACATCGTCCGCTGGATCGAGATCCTCCAGGAAGAGCGCGTAGCGAGTCTCTCTCCGACCGAGGCGGCCACCGCGAGGTTCAACCACGATCTGCGGAACGCCCTGAACTCCGGCAACACGGTGTGGACCAGCGGATGCCACAGCTACTACCTCGACACGAACGACCTGCCCGAACTCTGGCCATGGCCGCCGAGCAAACATCGAAAGATGCTGCAGGAACCCGCCCGCGGCGACTTCGTGCTGAGGATGAACCACCCCGACTCGGACAAGGGGCCCTGA
- a CDS encoding SUKH-3 domain-containing protein translates to MGPWILWPVGVVVGLYPLGELDHGRFFLGIDEVGVIYLVETWVASFGPMPHAMENLVLGVVPRRIDEGYEPAGQPS, encoded by the coding sequence GTGGGCCCCTGGATCTTGTGGCCGGTCGGGGTCGTGGTCGGTCTTTACCCGCTCGGCGAGCTGGACCACGGCCGGTTCTTCCTGGGCATCGATGAAGTGGGCGTGATCTACCTGGTCGAGACCTGGGTTGCCAGCTTCGGCCCGATGCCTCACGCCATGGAGAACTTGGTTCTCGGTGTGGTTCCTCGCCGAATCGATGAGGGGTACGAGCCAGCGGGACAGCCGTCCTGA
- a CDS encoding isochorismatase family protein yields MSRGLIVVDVQKDFCEGGSVPVAGGAQIATAIAELVEQSADGDYQYVVATRDHHIDPGSHFSSNPDFKDSFPVHCVAGDEGGEFHPNFAPAAAGGKVHAVFFKGAHSASKSGFEGADAEGTSLADWLRARGVRDVDVVGIATDHCVRATALDAAAAGFGTRVRLDYTVGVAPDTIASTLDDFRQAGIEVSGKAPATK; encoded by the coding sequence ATGAGCCGAGGCTTGATCGTCGTCGATGTGCAGAAGGACTTCTGCGAAGGAGGCAGTGTTCCCGTCGCGGGAGGCGCGCAGATCGCCACCGCGATCGCCGAGCTGGTGGAGCAGAGTGCGGACGGTGACTACCAGTACGTCGTGGCCACCCGCGACCACCACATCGACCCGGGCAGCCATTTCTCCTCAAACCCAGACTTCAAGGACAGCTTCCCCGTCCACTGCGTCGCCGGAGACGAAGGCGGAGAATTCCACCCGAACTTCGCCCCAGCCGCCGCCGGCGGCAAGGTCCACGCCGTCTTCTTCAAGGGCGCCCACAGTGCGTCCAAGAGCGGCTTCGAAGGCGCGGACGCCGAAGGCACCTCCCTCGCGGACTGGCTGCGCGCCCGCGGGGTGCGGGACGTCGACGTGGTGGGCATCGCGACCGACCACTGCGTGCGCGCCACCGCGCTGGACGCTGCCGCGGCCGGATTCGGAACCCGGGTACGCCTGGACTACACGGTCGGTGTCGCGCCCGACACCATTGCCTCCACCCTGGACGACTTCCGCCAGGCAGGCATTGAGGTGTCCGGCAAGGCACCGGCGACGAAGTAG
- a CDS encoding EF-hand domain-containing protein: MDISPFLQRKLARRFATFDTNRDGYIDRADFESACDRLATAFRLSPQAPALKRMRELSDGLWQHLSRAADTDVDGRISLAEYQAAFAAGLLVTPASFDAGYMPFLDALMDIADEDGDGKLTRDEQVRWSGALMGLPEADAREVFGRLDRDADGLISRDDMLQAIREFYFNEEPTSTGVWLLGPLDPA, from the coding sequence ATGGACATCTCGCCGTTCCTGCAGCGCAAGCTCGCCCGCCGCTTCGCCACCTTCGACACCAACCGTGACGGCTATATCGACCGCGCCGACTTTGAGTCGGCCTGCGACCGCCTTGCCACCGCTTTCCGGCTCTCGCCCCAAGCCCCCGCGCTCAAGCGCATGCGGGAGCTGAGCGACGGCCTGTGGCAGCACTTGTCACGGGCCGCGGACACCGACGTCGATGGACGCATCAGCCTCGCCGAGTATCAGGCGGCGTTCGCCGCCGGGTTGCTGGTCACGCCCGCTTCCTTCGATGCCGGGTACATGCCGTTCCTTGATGCGCTGATGGACATCGCGGACGAGGACGGCGACGGGAAACTGACCCGGGATGAGCAGGTTCGCTGGTCCGGCGCCCTGATGGGGCTGCCTGAAGCGGACGCTCGAGAGGTCTTCGGCCGCCTCGACCGGGACGCCGACGGGCTGATCAGCCGGGACGACATGCTCCAGGCAATCCGTGAGTTCTACTTCAACGAGGAGCCCACCTCCACCGGCGTGTGGCTGCTCGGACCACTGGACCCCGCATAG
- a CDS encoding lamin tail domain-containing protein produces the protein MCAAGRPRDPVGGPELYSECDRLAVVAWLLANARIECNKSVPAGLVCWAARVDAGSSSVIGGWPWPIERQGRTSCPAGWFHRDAGWLWTGECSNRSLNAEWVEIANTTRDAVNLRGWTLRDGDGNRYRFDNVRISGRATLRIHTGAGHNTRSDLFQNRRDYIWDNHADTATLRDDRGRTVDTESWGRRHH, from the coding sequence GTGTGTGCTGCTGGACGGCCCCGGGACCCGGTGGGCGGCCCGGAGCTGTATTCGGAGTGCGACCGGCTGGCGGTCGTGGCCTGGCTGCTGGCCAACGCCAGGATCGAGTGCAACAAGAGCGTGCCGGCCGGCCTCGTGTGTTGGGCGGCACGGGTGGACGCCGGTTCCAGTTCGGTGATCGGTGGCTGGCCGTGGCCGATCGAGCGGCAGGGGAGGACCAGTTGTCCGGCTGGCTGGTTCCACCGAGACGCCGGGTGGCTGTGGACGGGAGAATGTTCCAACCGGTCCCTGAACGCGGAGTGGGTGGAGATCGCCAACACCACCCGCGACGCCGTCAACCTCCGCGGCTGGACCCTGCGCGACGGCGACGGCAACCGCTACCGCTTCGACAACGTCCGTATCAGCGGCCGCGCCACCCTTCGTATCCACACCGGCGCCGGCCACAACACCCGCTCCGACCTGTTCCAGAACCGCCGCGACTACATCTGGGACAACCACGCCGACACAGCCACGCTGCGCGATGACCGCGGCCGCACGGTCGACACCGAGTCCTGGGGCCGACGCCACCACTGA
- a CDS encoding transposase domain-containing protein — MAITRTVTVAAGRFAPGQAETRSVQRRLRDLPSRVGLYFLLAMRLFPEVGYRLVWDKLTAGLFGLPVACPTPKALRDLRRRLGCAPVRALSDVLAGPLARPTTPGVRFGPYRTGSFDGCSSQKTADSMRNRSRLGRTSHHGYPTPELMTLVETGTRALVGAVFGPTAGGETSYASRLLHLLRPDMPVLWDKGFEGNDLLAAVSATGAQILGRLRSNRRPRGRWGEGFCVLPCCAMPRRRGAPRSVEWRISLRSSW; from the coding sequence ATGGCCATCACCCGTACGGTCACCGTGGCGGCAGGCCGGTTCGCGCCCGGGCAGGCGGAGACGCGGTCAGTGCAGCGACGGCTGCGTGATCTCCCTTCACGGGTCGGGCTCTATTTCCTGCTTGCGATGCGTCTCTTCCCCGAGGTCGGCTACCGGCTGGTGTGGGACAAGCTGACGGCGGGGCTGTTCGGGCTGCCGGTGGCCTGTCCGACGCCGAAGGCCCTGCGTGACCTGCGTCGTCGGCTGGGCTGTGCGCCGGTGCGGGCGTTGTCCGACGTGCTCGCCGGACCGCTGGCCCGGCCGACCACCCCAGGGGTGCGGTTCGGCCCGTACCGGACGGGTTCGTTCGACGGCTGCAGTTCCCAGAAGACTGCCGACTCCATGCGCAACCGGTCCCGGCTGGGGCGGACTTCCCATCACGGCTATCCGACGCCGGAGTTGATGACGCTGGTCGAGACCGGGACCAGGGCTCTTGTCGGTGCGGTGTTCGGGCCCACCGCCGGGGGCGAGACGAGCTATGCCTCCCGGCTGCTACATCTGCTGCGGCCGGACATGCCGGTCTTGTGGGACAAGGGCTTCGAAGGCAACGACCTCCTCGCCGCCGTGAGTGCGACCGGCGCCCAGATCCTGGGCCGGCTCCGCAGCAACCGACGACCCCGGGGGAGGTGGGGTGAGGGCTTCTGTGTTCTCCCGTGCTGCGCAATGCCTCGGCGCAGAGGAGCTCCCCGCAGCGTGGAGTGGCGGATCAGTCTTCGAAGTAGTTGGTGA
- a CDS encoding MarR family winged helix-turn-helix transcriptional regulator, producing the protein MTRDGIDGEAPTLDQARRQVEHYGLEVDPQAVLVAVRLISAGARVGRAAEAHFARFGLSTGRYRLLADLEDHGGEKSPSHLAADLNVSRATVTGLLDGLEREGLIARRPSTEDGRGTVAILTARGARRLRDMASEHFGRLEAMVGGLSVEERAVFLDLLARVVRGSAALAAD; encoded by the coding sequence ATGACGAGGGACGGCATCGACGGCGAGGCGCCCACGCTGGACCAGGCCCGGCGGCAGGTCGAGCACTACGGCCTGGAGGTCGATCCGCAGGCGGTGCTGGTCGCGGTGCGGCTGATCTCGGCGGGCGCGAGGGTCGGCCGGGCGGCCGAGGCGCACTTTGCCAGGTTCGGCCTGTCGACGGGTCGCTACCGCCTGCTCGCCGACCTCGAAGATCACGGCGGGGAGAAATCCCCCTCGCACCTTGCAGCCGACCTCAATGTCTCCAGGGCCACGGTCACCGGCCTACTGGACGGCCTTGAGCGCGAGGGCCTGATCGCCCGCCGCCCGTCCACGGAGGACGGTCGGGGCACGGTGGCCATCCTGACCGCACGCGGGGCGCGGCGTTTGCGCGACATGGCCTCCGAGCATTTCGGGCGGCTCGAGGCGATGGTGGGCGGGCTTTCCGTCGAGGAGCGTGCGGTGTTCCTGGATCTGCTCGCCCGCGTCGTGCGGGGCAGTGCGGCTCTGGCCGCCGACTGA
- a CDS encoding SDR family oxidoreductase has product MIVVMGATGATGNALLHSLRALGAPVRALTRTPHRPLPGMTGAHQPPVEVHYADATDPHSLRTAFKGADRLFLAMANSPAQVELETRVIDIAAHTGIGHIVKISAPAAEPDSPVAISRGHHAVEEHLRASGLAHTILRPYAFMQNLLRLAPTVAQGVILGTTGDAPCNYIDARDIGDVAAAALTRPDIARGTYTLTGPEAVSYPGLASRLTTLTGNQVDYINLTPDELRDDLVHNAHMPTWLADHVTEIQQLAIARPETPTTTVNDILGRPPRTLDAFLHEHHAHFRR; this is encoded by the coding sequence ATGATCGTTGTCATGGGAGCGACCGGAGCGACCGGGAACGCCCTGCTCCACAGCCTCCGCGCACTCGGCGCACCCGTCCGCGCACTGACCCGTACCCCGCACAGGCCGCTCCCCGGCATGACCGGCGCACACCAACCGCCCGTCGAGGTTCACTACGCCGACGCCACCGACCCCCACTCCCTGCGCACCGCCTTCAAGGGCGCCGACCGGCTCTTCCTCGCCATGGCAAACAGCCCCGCACAGGTCGAACTCGAAACCCGCGTCATCGACATCGCCGCCCACACCGGCATCGGACACATCGTCAAGATCTCCGCACCCGCCGCCGAACCCGACTCCCCCGTCGCCATCTCCCGCGGACACCACGCCGTCGAGGAACACCTGCGCGCCAGCGGCCTCGCCCACACCATCCTGCGCCCCTACGCCTTCATGCAGAACCTCCTGCGCCTGGCCCCCACCGTCGCCCAGGGCGTCATCCTCGGCACGACGGGCGACGCGCCCTGCAACTACATCGACGCCCGCGACATCGGCGACGTCGCTGCCGCCGCCCTCACCAGGCCCGACATCGCCCGCGGCACCTACACCCTGACCGGACCCGAAGCCGTCTCCTACCCCGGACTGGCCTCACGACTGACCACCCTGACCGGCAATCAGGTCGACTACATCAACCTCACCCCGGACGAACTGCGCGACGACCTCGTCCACAACGCCCACATGCCCACCTGGCTCGCCGACCACGTGACGGAGATCCAACAACTCGCCATTGCCCGACCCGAAACCCCCACCACCACCGTCAACGACATCCTCGGCCGCCCGCCCCGCACCCTCGACGCCTTCCTGCACGAACACCACGCCCACTTCCGCCGGTAA
- a CDS encoding TetR/AcrR family transcriptional regulator, whose amino-acid sequence MNQRRQRLAADDWAAAALDAIGERGLGAVAVEPLAARLGTTKGSFYWHFTNRDALIEAALALWERRFTEATITMLAAEPDPRARLRTLLTRVTGGAGRGAAAANLLASADHELVAPVVRRVVQRRLDYTIELFQEIGFPSAVAVQRAMLGYAAYVGHDEMATRLPGVLPLSSDSQLAGYIDSVLDLLLHGAPTRRP is encoded by the coding sequence GTGAATCAACGGCGACAACGACTGGCGGCGGACGACTGGGCGGCGGCAGCGCTCGATGCGATCGGCGAGCGCGGGCTCGGCGCGGTGGCCGTAGAGCCGCTCGCCGCGCGGCTGGGCACCACCAAGGGCAGCTTCTACTGGCACTTCACCAACCGCGACGCCCTCATCGAGGCGGCCCTCGCGCTGTGGGAGCGCCGGTTCACCGAGGCCACCATCACGATGCTGGCCGCCGAGCCCGACCCGAGGGCCCGGCTGCGGACGCTGCTCACGCGGGTGACCGGGGGCGCCGGACGGGGCGCCGCGGCGGCGAACCTGCTCGCGTCGGCCGACCACGAGCTGGTGGCGCCAGTGGTGCGACGGGTGGTGCAGCGCCGGCTCGACTACACGATCGAGCTCTTCCAGGAGATCGGCTTCCCGTCGGCCGTCGCGGTCCAGCGCGCGATGCTCGGCTACGCCGCGTACGTCGGCCACGACGAGATGGCGACGAGGCTGCCCGGCGTACTCCCTCTCAGCAGCGACAGCCAACTGGCCGGCTACATCGACTCCGTGCTCGATCTGCTCCTGCACGGCGCCCCCACCCGCCGCCCCTAG
- a CDS encoding SRPBCC family protein — protein sequence MQNFQQRTIDAPAAEVGALMDRLGSPQDLIWPTPAWSPLHLDAGLAVGSSGGHGRIRYSVVAHEPGRRLRFTFAPGLGMTGYHEFLITPEGPARCRISHTAAGSLEGKMLLMWPLVIRWLHEALLQDAFDNIQRAATNHLPHPARWSTWVRLLRLVFARRTRGPVEPSTT from the coding sequence GTGCAGAACTTCCAGCAGCGAACCATCGACGCGCCCGCCGCCGAGGTCGGCGCCCTCATGGACCGGTTGGGCTCCCCGCAGGACCTGATCTGGCCCACCCCCGCCTGGTCCCCGCTGCACCTCGACGCAGGCCTGGCCGTCGGCTCGAGCGGCGGGCACGGCAGGATCCGCTACTCGGTCGTCGCTCACGAACCGGGCAGAAGGCTCCGGTTCACCTTCGCTCCCGGGCTCGGCATGACCGGGTACCACGAATTCCTGATCACCCCCGAGGGGCCGGCCCGCTGCCGGATCTCCCACACCGCCGCGGGAAGCCTGGAGGGCAAGATGCTCCTGATGTGGCCCCTGGTGATCCGCTGGCTGCACGAAGCCCTGCTCCAGGACGCCTTCGACAACATCCAGCGGGCGGCCACGAACCACTTGCCCCACCCGGCCCGCTGGTCGACCTGGGTCCGCCTACTGCGCCTCGTATTCGCCCGCCGGACCCGCGGGCCCGTGGAGCCGTCCACTACCTGA
- a CDS encoding M56 family metallopeptidase: MRWAAPRLRPAAAMWALTATACVLAGCWLAALGGLILAGALTVSAVARLGHLIRPLNVAPAVVAYPATALAVGALSVCACAVTRSALRQLRQYRTAHAQLRGAPSAGDLSVLDRPEDDAYALPGNPGRIVVTSGMLRTLDGPEREALLAHERARLAGRRHYYFLAAADLASRCHPALSGLRGAIGPAVERVADEAAATAVGDRNLTARAIGRAALAGNAGRAARPSFAAGAAGGLVPQQVKALLQPTPAPHRPAIAAAGLLLACSAVTGAGAAAGLVSLHHNVEIAQGEVRDD; the protein is encoded by the coding sequence GTGCGGTGGGCCGCTCCCCGCCTGCGGCCTGCGGCCGCGATGTGGGCGCTGACCGCGACAGCGTGTGTACTGGCAGGCTGCTGGCTGGCGGCACTCGGCGGCCTCATCCTCGCCGGCGCGCTCACCGTGTCCGCTGTGGCCCGCCTCGGCCACCTGATCCGCCCTTTGAACGTCGCGCCTGCCGTGGTCGCCTATCCGGCGACCGCACTCGCCGTCGGTGCGCTGTCCGTCTGCGCCTGCGCCGTGACCCGATCGGCGCTGCGTCAACTCCGTCAATACCGCACCGCGCACGCGCAACTGCGCGGTGCGCCCTCAGCGGGAGACCTCAGCGTCCTGGACCGCCCCGAAGATGACGCCTACGCCCTCCCCGGGAACCCGGGGCGCATCGTGGTGACTTCCGGCATGCTGCGCACCCTGGACGGACCCGAGCGAGAGGCCCTCCTCGCCCACGAACGGGCCCGCTTGGCCGGCCGCCGCCACTACTACTTCCTCGCCGCCGCCGACCTCGCCAGCCGCTGCCATCCCGCCCTGAGCGGACTGCGCGGCGCCATCGGGCCGGCCGTCGAACGCGTCGCCGACGAAGCCGCCGCGACCGCGGTCGGCGACCGCAATCTGACAGCACGCGCCATCGGACGCGCAGCCCTCGCCGGGAACGCCGGCAGAGCCGCCCGCCCCTCGTTCGCCGCGGGAGCCGCGGGTGGCCTCGTACCGCAGCAGGTCAAAGCCTTGCTCCAGCCAACGCCCGCCCCTCACCGGCCGGCGATCGCGGCGGCCGGCCTGCTGCTCGCCTGCTCGGCTGTGACCGGCGCGGGAGCCGCCGCCGGGCTCGTGAGCCTGCATCACAACGTGGAAATCGCCCAGGGCGAAGTGCGGGACGACTGA
- a CDS encoding protein-glutamine gamma-glutamyltransferase gives MYKRSGFLALTTVGVVLCTAGLTPSVSQAAGSADGEKGSYAEKHGLTVDDIGHINALNEKALNLGQPGKPSGGLLPSATESLRASASAGDRVTPPAEPLDSMPDAYRAHGDRATTGISNYIRKWQQAYSHRDGKPQQMTEEQREQLSYGCVGVTWVNSGPYPTNKLAFASFDEDKYKNALETTGPRPGETRAEFEGRIAKQSFDETKGFNRARDVASVTNKALENAHDEGAYLTYLKAELTKSNDALSKEDIRSNFYSALRNTPAFKDRNGGNYDPSKMKAVIYSKHFWSGQDPRSPSDKRKYGDPDAFRPNQNTGLVDMSKDRNTSRSPAKPDESYVNFDYGWFGDQKEANPGNTIWTHANHYHSPGGAMGPMQVYESKFRSWSSGYTDFDRGTYIITFIPKNWNTAPAKVKQGWP, from the coding sequence ATGTACAAACGCTCGGGGTTTCTCGCCCTCACCACGGTCGGCGTAGTGCTGTGCACCGCTGGTCTCACGCCATCGGTCAGCCAGGCAGCCGGCAGCGCCGACGGCGAGAAGGGGTCCTACGCCGAAAAGCACGGCCTGACAGTGGATGACATCGGGCACATCAACGCACTGAACGAGAAGGCTCTGAATCTGGGTCAGCCCGGCAAGCCATCGGGAGGGTTACTGCCGAGTGCCACCGAGTCCCTCAGGGCCTCCGCATCGGCTGGCGACAGGGTGACCCCTCCCGCCGAGCCGCTCGACAGCATGCCTGACGCGTACCGGGCCCACGGAGACAGGGCCACTACCGGCATCAGCAACTACATACGCAAGTGGCAGCAGGCCTACAGTCACCGCGACGGCAAACCTCAGCAGATGACCGAAGAGCAGCGAGAGCAGCTGTCCTACGGGTGCGTCGGCGTCACCTGGGTCAATTCAGGCCCCTACCCGACGAACAAGCTGGCCTTCGCGTCCTTTGACGAGGACAAGTACAAGAACGCTCTGGAGACCACCGGCCCACGGCCGGGCGAGACGCGGGCCGAGTTCGAGGGGCGCATCGCCAAGCAGAGCTTCGACGAGACAAAGGGGTTCAACCGGGCTCGTGATGTGGCATCCGTCACGAACAAGGCCCTGGAGAACGCCCACGACGAGGGGGCCTATCTCACCTACCTGAAGGCAGAGCTCACGAAAAGCAACGACGCTCTGTCCAAAGAAGACATCCGTTCGAACTTTTACTCAGCCCTGAGGAACACACCGGCCTTCAAGGACAGGAACGGGGGCAACTACGACCCGTCCAAGATGAAGGCGGTCATCTACTCGAAGCACTTCTGGAGCGGACAGGACCCCAGGAGCCCCTCCGACAAGAGGAAGTACGGCGACCCGGACGCCTTCCGCCCGAACCAGAACACAGGCCTGGTCGACATGTCGAAGGACAGGAACACCTCGCGTAGCCCCGCCAAGCCCGACGAGAGCTACGTCAACTTCGACTACGGCTGGTTCGGGGACCAAAAAGAAGCAAACCCCGGCAACACCATATGGACCCACGCCAACCACTACCACTCGCCCGGCGGCGCCATGGGGCCCATGCAGGTATACGAGAGCAAGTTCCGCAGCTGGTCCAGCGGCTACACGGACTTCGACCGCGGAACCTACATCATCACCTTCATACCCAAGAACTGGAACACCGCCCCCGCCAAGGTGAAGCAGGGCTGGCCGTAA
- a CDS encoding DUF2625 family protein, with protein sequence MRGIDELVNVDDPAWPELEGILKASSVPVQVLPGDINEGRRCLLQMQVIGRSVLGALALHTGGFLVDNGWLRVFGAPQRFAHAQTAPMHAHPVQPFGRTLRLYRQPPYGRLPLVSGGGDGHTAGQAGVRPGRGSRRASGPRCDRHPHEGTGRLPCREWQKGRRDTPGPVQCS encoded by the coding sequence ATGCGAGGGATCGATGAGCTGGTCAATGTGGACGATCCGGCGTGGCCGGAGCTTGAGGGGATTCTCAAGGCGAGCTCCGTGCCGGTTCAAGTGCTGCCCGGAGACATCAACGAGGGCCGCCGATGCCTTCTGCAGATGCAGGTCATCGGGCGATCGGTGCTGGGTGCGCTGGCGTTGCACACCGGCGGATTCCTCGTGGACAACGGGTGGCTGCGAGTGTTCGGCGCTCCCCAGCGTTTCGCCCATGCACAGACTGCGCCGATGCATGCACATCCTGTGCAGCCCTTCGGCCGGACACTTCGGCTATATCGCCAACCGCCGTATGGCCGTCTCCCTCTGGTTTCCGGCGGGGGAGACGGCCATACGGCGGGGCAGGCCGGTGTGCGCCCGGGCCGTGGTAGCCGCCGGGCTTCCGGCCCGCGATGCGACCGTCATCCCCACGAAGGTACCGGCCGCCTCCCCTGTCGTGAGTGGCAAAAGGGGAGGCGGGATACGCCCGGTCCGGTTCAGTGCTCATAG